In one Caballeronia sp. M1242 genomic region, the following are encoded:
- a CDS encoding acyl-CoA synthetase: MLSKQTSYEAAVDSFRWAIPEHYNIGVDVCDKWAASRPDDTALIHEHRDGSIERMTFAELRSQSNRAANCFRAHGIVQGSRLAILIAQSPQTAIAHIAAFKLGAISVPLFALFGEEALEFRLRDSGASVLVTDAAGARKIAGIRDRLPALRTVFVTGAQPEASGAIENFDTALAAQIDTFDPVATRADDPAVIIYTSGTTGKPKGALHAQRVLLGHLPGVEMSHGGSISQTDTFWTPADWAWIGGLLDVLLPALHHGATVVSHRFDKFSASAAFDLMSRHNVTHVFLPPTALKMLRTEKSPRERWNLRLRSVASGGESLGTELLTWGREALGITINEFYGQTECNMVVSSCGNWFPARPGAIGRAAPGHDVRVVNDHGVVQPVDDIGNIAIKAPDPVMFLGYWNNPAATAEKFAGDYLLTGDLGRMDSDGFIHYVGRNDDVITSAGYRIGPGPIEDCLLGHPAVRLVAVVGVPDAERTEIVKACVVLSDGFSPSDELTRDLQDHVRTRLAAHEYPRLIEYRESLPMTSTGKLIRRELRSS; the protein is encoded by the coding sequence ATGCTGTCGAAACAAACCAGTTACGAAGCCGCGGTCGATAGCTTTCGCTGGGCCATTCCCGAGCATTACAACATCGGCGTGGACGTCTGCGACAAATGGGCCGCCTCCCGTCCCGACGACACCGCGTTGATCCACGAACATCGCGACGGCAGCATCGAACGGATGACCTTCGCGGAGTTGCGAAGCCAGAGCAATCGCGCCGCCAACTGCTTTCGGGCGCATGGCATCGTGCAAGGCAGCCGGCTCGCGATCCTGATCGCGCAATCGCCGCAGACGGCCATCGCGCATATCGCCGCGTTCAAACTCGGCGCGATCTCGGTGCCGCTCTTCGCGCTCTTCGGCGAGGAAGCGCTCGAGTTTCGCCTGCGCGACAGCGGAGCCAGCGTGCTCGTGACCGATGCCGCGGGCGCGCGAAAGATCGCAGGCATCCGTGACCGCTTGCCCGCGCTGCGCACGGTCTTCGTGACAGGCGCGCAGCCCGAAGCGAGCGGCGCAATCGAAAACTTCGACACGGCGCTCGCCGCGCAGATCGACACATTCGATCCCGTGGCGACAAGAGCCGATGACCCCGCCGTCATCATCTATACGTCCGGCACCACCGGCAAGCCGAAGGGCGCGTTGCATGCGCAGCGCGTGCTGCTCGGCCATTTGCCGGGCGTCGAGATGTCGCATGGCGGGTCGATCAGCCAGACCGACACGTTCTGGACGCCCGCGGACTGGGCATGGATCGGCGGTCTGCTCGATGTTCTTCTGCCTGCGCTGCACCACGGCGCGACCGTTGTCTCGCATCGCTTCGACAAGTTCAGTGCAAGCGCGGCGTTCGATCTGATGAGCCGCCACAACGTGACGCACGTATTCCTGCCGCCGACGGCGCTCAAGATGCTGCGCACCGAAAAGTCGCCGCGCGAGCGATGGAATTTGCGGCTGCGCTCCGTCGCAAGCGGAGGCGAATCCTTAGGCACCGAGCTTCTGACCTGGGGCCGCGAAGCACTCGGCATCACCATCAACGAGTTCTACGGGCAGACCGAATGCAACATGGTCGTCTCCTCATGCGGCAACTGGTTTCCGGCCCGGCCCGGCGCAATCGGACGCGCGGCGCCGGGGCATGACGTGCGCGTGGTGAACGACCACGGCGTCGTGCAGCCGGTGGATGACATCGGCAACATCGCGATCAAAGCGCCGGACCCCGTCATGTTCCTGGGCTACTGGAACAATCCTGCGGCGACAGCCGAGAAATTCGCGGGCGATTACCTGCTCACGGGCGATCTGGGCCGCATGGACAGCGACGGTTTCATCCACTACGTGGGCCGCAACGACGACGTCATCACGAGCGCGGGCTATCGCATCGGGCCGGGACCGATCGAAGATTGCTTGCTGGGGCATCCCGCCGTTCGGCTCGTGGCGGTCGTCGGCGTGCCGGATGCCGAGCGCACCGAGATCGTCAAAGCGTGCGTCGTTCTGAGCGACGGTTTCTCGCCCAGCGACGAACTGACTCGCGATCTGCAGGACCATGTGCGCACGCGTCTCGCGGCGCACGAATATCCACGCTTGATCGAATATCGTGAATCGCTCCCGATGACATCGACCGGAAAGCTCATCCGGCGCGAGTTGAGAAGCAGCTAG
- a CDS encoding LysR family transcriptional regulator, which yields MTKLPDFEGLAMFAKVAEEGSFAAAARAMGVSVATVSRGVARLEERLGARLFNRTSRQLALTEFGGTIAERAGDIYRQAEEAENAAREMSVQPRGLIRVAVPMSFGVRWLAPLLPEFLRAFPDISLDLHLSDATVDIVAQGFDAALRIAALPDSSLVARRLCAVSQLLVASPEYIERFGRPTHPRDLIGRPCLSYAYRAGTEVWRFVNDAGDEEPVTPVGPLRVTNSDALLPTLLDGLAIAELPEFIAGEYLADGRLEAILTDWHLTRGGLYFVTPSARARPARVTALSDFLAAHLAEPAWLSPQAKAAARGKRRA from the coding sequence ATGACGAAGCTCCCCGATTTCGAAGGGCTGGCGATGTTCGCGAAGGTGGCCGAGGAGGGCTCGTTCGCGGCGGCGGCGCGGGCGATGGGCGTGTCCGTCGCCACGGTCTCGCGCGGCGTGGCGAGGCTCGAGGAGCGGCTCGGGGCGCGGCTTTTCAACCGAACGTCGCGCCAGCTCGCGCTGACGGAATTCGGCGGCACCATCGCGGAGAGAGCGGGCGACATCTATCGGCAAGCCGAGGAGGCCGAGAACGCCGCGAGAGAGATGTCGGTGCAGCCGCGCGGGCTCATTCGCGTGGCCGTGCCCATGTCGTTCGGCGTGCGCTGGCTCGCGCCGTTGCTGCCCGAGTTCCTGCGCGCGTTTCCGGACATATCGCTGGACCTGCATTTGTCGGATGCGACGGTCGATATCGTCGCGCAGGGCTTCGATGCGGCGCTCAGAATCGCCGCGTTGCCCGATTCCTCGCTCGTCGCAAGGCGGCTGTGCGCGGTCTCGCAGTTGCTCGTCGCATCGCCGGAATACATCGAACGATTCGGCCGGCCGACGCATCCGCGCGACCTGATCGGCCGGCCGTGCCTCTCGTATGCCTACCGCGCGGGCACCGAAGTCTGGCGCTTCGTGAACGACGCCGGCGACGAGGAACCGGTCACGCCCGTCGGCCCCTTGCGCGTCACGAATTCGGATGCGCTACTGCCCACTTTGCTCGATGGACTCGCCATTGCGGAACTGCCCGAGTTCATCGCAGGCGAATACCTCGCCGACGGGCGGCTGGAAGCTATTCTGACCGACTGGCACCTGACCCGAGGTGGGCTGTACTTCGTCACGCCATCGGCGCGGGCGCGTCCGGCGAGAGTGACGGCGCTGTCCGATTTTCTTGCTGCGCATCTCGCGGAACCGGCCTGGCTTTCGCCGCAAGCCAAGGCGGCTGCGCGCGGCAAGCGGCGCGCTTAG
- a CDS encoding SDR family NAD(P)-dependent oxidoreductase, translated as MARKLEGKIALVTGATSGIGLATAKRFAAEGAHVYITGRRQAELDAAVAAIDNATGVRVDSSKLDQLDALYEQIRGEKGRLDVLFANAGGGSMLPLGEITEEHYHDTFDRNVKGTLFTVQKALPLLSKGASVILTGSTAGTEGTAAFSVYSASKAAIRNFARSWILDLKDRGIRVNTISPGATKTPGLVDLAGPDAAQQQGLLDYLASRIPMGRVGDPNEIAAAALFLASDDASFVNGAELFVDGGQAQV; from the coding sequence ATGGCACGCAAGCTCGAAGGCAAGATCGCTCTCGTTACCGGCGCAACCAGCGGCATCGGCCTCGCCACCGCCAAACGCTTTGCCGCCGAAGGCGCCCACGTCTATATCACCGGCCGCCGTCAGGCGGAACTCGACGCGGCAGTCGCCGCGATCGACAACGCCACGGGCGTTCGCGTCGATTCGTCGAAGCTGGATCAGCTCGACGCACTGTATGAGCAGATTCGCGGCGAAAAAGGCCGGCTCGACGTGCTGTTCGCCAACGCAGGCGGCGGCTCGATGTTGCCGCTCGGCGAGATCACCGAGGAGCACTATCACGACACATTCGACCGCAACGTGAAGGGCACGCTCTTCACGGTGCAGAAGGCGCTGCCGTTGTTGTCGAAGGGCGCATCGGTGATTCTGACCGGCTCGACCGCAGGCACCGAAGGCACGGCGGCATTCAGCGTCTATTCGGCGTCGAAGGCGGCGATCCGCAACTTCGCCCGCAGCTGGATTCTCGACCTGAAGGACCGCGGTATCCGCGTGAACACCATCAGCCCCGGCGCGACGAAGACGCCCGGCCTCGTCGACCTCGCGGGTCCGGATGCCGCGCAGCAGCAAGGCTTGCTGGACTATCTGGCGTCGCGCATCCCGATGGGCCGCGTCGGTGACCCGAACGAAATCGCTGCGGCTGCGCTCTTCCTCGCGTCGGACGATGCGAGCTTCGTCAACGGCGCCGAACTCTTCGTCGACGGCGGACAGGCGCAAGTGTGA
- a CDS encoding ParA family protein, which produces MRRVVFNQKGGVGKSTIVCNLAAISASRGLRTLVVDLDPQGNASQYLLGAAAHDAHPNLASFFESALSYSFREPAFDSFIHATPFENLDIVPSHPSLDTLQSKLESRYKIYKLRDALKGLSNYDAVYIDTPPALNFFTRSALIAVERCLVPFDCDDFSRRALYSVLENVQEIRHDHNPDLKVEGIVINQFQPRASLPQKLVDELRAEDLPVLASHISSSVKIRESHQHARPMIYLEPRHKLAQEYVALHDELNG; this is translated from the coding sequence ATGCGACGTGTCGTCTTCAATCAAAAGGGTGGCGTAGGCAAGTCCACTATCGTCTGTAATCTGGCGGCGATCAGCGCCTCGCGCGGTTTGCGCACGCTCGTCGTCGATCTGGATCCGCAAGGCAACGCGAGCCAGTATCTGCTCGGCGCCGCGGCGCACGACGCGCATCCGAATCTCGCGAGCTTCTTCGAATCGGCGCTGAGTTACAGCTTTCGCGAGCCCGCGTTCGACTCGTTCATTCATGCGACGCCGTTCGAGAATCTGGATATCGTGCCGTCGCATCCCAGTCTCGACACGCTGCAAAGCAAGCTGGAATCGCGCTACAAGATTTACAAGCTGCGCGACGCGCTCAAGGGTCTCTCGAATTACGACGCCGTTTATATCGACACGCCGCCCGCGCTCAATTTCTTCACGCGCTCGGCGCTGATTGCGGTCGAACGCTGTCTCGTTCCGTTCGATTGCGACGACTTCTCGCGTCGCGCGCTGTATTCCGTGCTGGAAAACGTGCAGGAAATCCGCCACGACCACAATCCCGATCTGAAGGTCGAAGGCATCGTCATTAACCAGTTTCAGCCGCGCGCCAGTCTGCCGCAAAAGCTCGTCGATGAACTGCGCGCCGAAGATCTGCCCGTGCTCGCGTCGCACATTTCGTCGTCGGTGAAGATTCGCGAGAGCCATCAGCACGCGCGGCCGATGATCTACCTCGAACCGCGCCACAAGCTCGCGCAGGAATACGTCGCGCTGCACGACGAACTGAACGGCTGA
- a CDS encoding bifunctional diguanylate cyclase/phosphodiesterase, which translates to MSHQTAPGSTGAPRTNQGSAQNQGFLSFFLHACAKHAGVSWRDAVAPLLAAVGAYALVHLSLASVSALGAMCVGAVAAVVVGTLALRRALGTTARHDATVALVKALLDANRECLKLLDPNGRLLRISEYGAELMRAAGPDQLAGADWLDFWSGSEAIAARDAFEGALQGSRTSFTGTCPTTAGEPKVWQSRLIPVERSGGGIYGVLCASLDVTKEAELAADLRAKEALMSEMEAHIGLCFYSYSADFSYFHHISAGCASVFGLSASTLRERPEAWMDVVLPEDRPIVQAAMQRIAETSVGGRTQYRIRANGGAIRWVQSTAYPILDAAGKVARVIGVTEDVTAEQERLVELDRLAYTDSLTGLANRAALVRGIEERCRQDTSFALMFVDLDRFKVLNDTLGHTAADRLLKSLSEDIQASLPAGAFLARLGGDEFAVLIDDAQDKDHLAGIAKSILGALRQTGEPTPAGTFVTASIGISVFPENGADHETLLTSADIAMYAAKKAGRNGFRFADQVATGRIVDFRLERDVPAALAAKQFVLHYQPIYQPHSLEMCSVEALIRWRHPAHGLVPPDVFIPILEESGFINEVGAWVMDEALRQLAQWRQSGAQGLGVSVNVSARQLRDAAIVDVVNTALRRHGLPASSLQLELTESALMENPELAQRTLRALKELGVRIAIDDFGTGYSSLRYLADFSPDTLKIDRSFIARLESDFAIHKIVRGIIQLSHALGLTATAEGVEYPPQLRLLRDAQCDFVQGYLLSKPVAPEQVFGLSIVGSGAEGNVASVVTQDAGAVPHTA; encoded by the coding sequence ATGTCTCATCAAACTGCCCCTGGCTCCACCGGCGCGCCGCGAACGAACCAAGGCTCCGCGCAGAACCAGGGTTTCCTGTCGTTCTTCCTGCATGCCTGCGCGAAGCACGCGGGCGTCTCCTGGCGTGACGCCGTCGCGCCTCTTCTTGCGGCCGTGGGCGCGTATGCGCTCGTCCATCTGTCGCTTGCGTCCGTCTCGGCGCTCGGCGCGATGTGCGTCGGGGCGGTGGCCGCCGTCGTCGTCGGCACGCTCGCCTTGCGCCGCGCGCTCGGCACGACCGCGCGCCATGACGCGACCGTGGCGCTCGTCAAGGCGCTGCTCGATGCCAATCGCGAATGTCTGAAGCTGCTCGACCCGAATGGCCGCCTGCTCCGCATCTCCGAGTACGGCGCCGAACTCATGCGCGCGGCCGGCCCGGATCAATTGGCCGGCGCCGATTGGCTCGACTTCTGGAGCGGCAGCGAGGCAATCGCCGCGCGCGACGCCTTCGAAGGCGCGCTGCAAGGATCGCGGACATCGTTCACGGGGACGTGCCCGACGACCGCCGGCGAGCCGAAGGTCTGGCAATCGCGGCTCATACCGGTCGAAAGGAGCGGCGGGGGCATCTACGGCGTGCTGTGCGCGTCGCTCGACGTGACGAAGGAAGCCGAACTCGCCGCTGACTTGCGGGCGAAAGAAGCCCTCATGTCCGAAATGGAAGCGCATATCGGGCTTTGTTTCTACTCGTACAGCGCGGACTTCAGCTATTTCCATCACATCAGCGCGGGCTGCGCGTCCGTGTTCGGCCTCTCGGCGTCGACGCTGCGCGAGCGCCCGGAAGCCTGGATGGACGTCGTGCTGCCCGAGGACCGGCCGATTGTTCAGGCGGCGATGCAGCGGATCGCCGAGACATCGGTCGGTGGGCGCACGCAGTACCGCATTCGCGCGAACGGCGGCGCGATCCGCTGGGTTCAGAGCACCGCGTATCCGATTCTCGACGCAGCCGGCAAAGTCGCGCGCGTGATCGGCGTGACGGAGGACGTTACGGCGGAGCAGGAGCGGCTCGTCGAACTGGATCGGCTCGCCTACACCGATTCGCTTACCGGGCTCGCCAACCGCGCCGCGCTGGTGCGCGGCATCGAGGAGCGTTGCCGGCAGGACACGAGCTTCGCGTTGATGTTCGTGGATCTGGACCGCTTCAAGGTGCTCAACGATACGCTCGGTCATACGGCGGCCGACCGGCTGCTGAAATCGCTGAGCGAGGACATTCAGGCGTCGCTGCCGGCGGGCGCTTTCCTCGCGCGGCTCGGCGGCGACGAGTTCGCCGTGCTGATCGACGACGCGCAAGACAAGGATCATCTCGCCGGCATCGCGAAAAGCATTCTCGGCGCGTTGCGGCAGACGGGCGAGCCGACGCCCGCGGGCACCTTCGTCACGGCATCCATCGGCATTTCGGTGTTCCCGGAGAACGGCGCGGACCACGAGACGCTGCTGACGAGCGCCGACATTGCGATGTATGCGGCCAAGAAAGCCGGGCGCAACGGTTTCCGGTTCGCCGATCAGGTCGCGACGGGGCGGATCGTCGATTTCAGGCTGGAGCGCGACGTGCCCGCTGCGCTCGCCGCCAAGCAGTTCGTGCTGCATTACCAGCCGATTTATCAGCCACATTCGCTCGAAATGTGCAGCGTCGAGGCGCTGATCCGCTGGCGGCATCCCGCGCACGGGCTCGTGCCGCCCGACGTGTTCATTCCAATCCTCGAAGAAAGCGGCTTTATCAACGAGGTCGGCGCGTGGGTGATGGACGAGGCGTTGCGGCAGCTTGCGCAATGGCGCCAAAGCGGCGCGCAGGGGCTCGGCGTGTCGGTCAACGTGTCCGCGCGTCAGTTGCGCGACGCGGCGATCGTCGATGTCGTCAATACCGCGCTGCGACGGCACGGGCTGCCGGCGTCGAGTCTCCAGCTCGAACTGACCGAGAGCGCATTAATGGAGAATCCCGAGCTCGCGCAACGCACGCTGCGGGCGCTGAAGGAACTGGGCGTGCGCATCGCCATCGACGATTTCGGGACCGGCTATTCGAGCTTGCGTTACCTCGCGGATTTCTCGCCCGATACGCTCAAGATCGACCGCTCGTTCATCGCGCGGCTGGAGAGCGACTTCGCCATTCACAAGATCGTGCGCGGCATCATTCAGCTTTCGCATGCGCTCGGCCTGACCGCGACCGCCGAGGGCGTGGAGTATCCGCCGCAGTTGCGGCTGCTGCGCGACGCGCAATGCGATTTCGTGCAGGGCTATCTGTTGAGCAAGCCCGTCGCGCCCGAGCAGGTTTTTGGGCTCTCTATCGTGGGAAGCGGTGCGGAAGGCAATGTTGCATCGGTCGTCACGCAAGACGCCGGGGCGGTGCCGCATACCGCGTGA
- a CDS encoding PepSY domain-containing protein codes for MRRVLVRLHRWFGVATALFLFVSGLTGAIIAWDHEIDAWLNPAFFHAQTRAAPLAPLELARRVEAADPRIQVTYLPLGVEPGRTAQLMVVPRTNPSTAAPYAIDFNQIAVDPATGAVQGRRMWGAVSLARIDLMPFLYKLHYTLHLPVVGGFDIGTWLLGIVGIVWFFDSGIALVLSFPSVKAWRKSLAFRFRRGGYALTFDLHRSGGVWIWALLVMVALTSVSMNLSDPVVRPVVSLFSTLSPSFAKNTALVRAGPAGRAPATREQILAAAASDAKREHIAAPMGALYYVPTLEAYGVGFFAPGQDHGDGGLGNAWLYYNGTTGTLAGSSIPGRGSAGDIFMQAQFPLHSGRIIGVAGRIAISAVGIAVAVLSATGLIIWMRKRAARRHSAAANARAGRGQSAAS; via the coding sequence ATGAGGCGCGTGCTCGTGCGGCTGCATCGCTGGTTCGGCGTGGCGACCGCGCTGTTTCTGTTCGTCTCGGGGTTGACCGGCGCCATCATCGCGTGGGATCACGAAATCGACGCTTGGCTCAACCCCGCCTTCTTCCATGCGCAAACTCGGGCCGCGCCGCTTGCGCCGCTCGAACTGGCTCGGCGCGTGGAGGCCGCCGATCCGCGCATTCAGGTGACGTATCTGCCGCTCGGCGTCGAGCCGGGCCGCACGGCGCAGCTGATGGTCGTGCCGCGCACGAATCCGTCGACCGCTGCGCCGTATGCCATCGATTTCAACCAGATCGCCGTCGATCCCGCGACGGGCGCGGTGCAAGGGCGACGGATGTGGGGCGCGGTGTCGCTGGCGCGCATCGACCTGATGCCGTTCCTCTACAAGCTGCACTACACGCTGCATTTGCCGGTCGTGGGCGGCTTCGATATCGGCACGTGGCTGCTCGGCATCGTCGGCATCGTGTGGTTCTTCGATAGCGGCATTGCGCTCGTGCTGTCGTTTCCGAGCGTGAAGGCGTGGCGCAAGTCGCTCGCGTTTCGTTTCAGGCGCGGCGGATACGCGCTGACGTTCGACCTGCATCGCTCCGGCGGCGTGTGGATCTGGGCGCTGCTCGTGATGGTCGCGCTCACGTCCGTTTCGATGAATCTGAGCGATCCTGTCGTTCGTCCGGTGGTCTCGCTGTTCTCGACGCTCTCGCCGTCGTTCGCCAAAAACACCGCGCTCGTGCGTGCGGGTCCGGCGGGACGCGCCCCCGCGACGCGCGAGCAGATTCTGGCCGCCGCTGCGAGCGACGCGAAGCGCGAGCACATCGCCGCGCCGATGGGCGCGCTGTACTACGTGCCGACGCTCGAAGCGTACGGCGTCGGCTTCTTCGCGCCGGGACAGGACCACGGCGACGGCGGGCTCGGCAACGCCTGGCTCTACTACAACGGCACCACAGGCACGCTCGCGGGCTCGTCGATACCGGGGCGCGGCTCTGCAGGCGACATCTTCATGCAGGCGCAGTTTCCGCTGCATTCGGGGCGCATCATCGGCGTGGCGGGACGCATCGCGATCAGCGCGGTCGGGATCGCGGTGGCGGTGTTGAGCGCCACGGGCCTCATCATCTGGATGCGCAAGCGCGCGGCGCGCCGCCATTCCGCCGCAGCCAACGCGCGGGCAGGGCGCGGGCAGTCGGCCGCTTCTTGA
- a CDS encoding sterol desaturase family protein — MEAIGKLSVYVLVIVLAASMIEAVWLSRKHKGTDKAFAWHEVWISLADLVGRKLLAFVPLSLATPFFAFAWQHRIHTVTSNTPLTVFLLFIGMEFCYYWYHRASHTVRFFWATHAVHHSPNQLTLSSAYRLGWTSKITGAALFFTPLVWFGLKPEVVLAALSINLLYQFWLHATWIPKLGWLEYVFNTPSAHRVHHASNAAYLDANFGGVLVIFDRLFGTYVEERADEPCRYGLTTPTTSRNPVVVQMEHWVSLTKDVFHAKSISQAIGFLLRPPGWRPDGEGETTEALQKRARGAGKAIEAS; from the coding sequence ATGGAAGCGATCGGAAAGTTATCGGTGTATGTGCTCGTCATCGTGCTTGCGGCGTCGATGATCGAAGCAGTCTGGCTGAGCCGCAAACACAAGGGCACCGACAAGGCCTTCGCCTGGCACGAGGTGTGGATCTCGCTCGCCGATCTGGTCGGCCGCAAGCTGCTCGCCTTCGTGCCGCTCTCGCTCGCCACGCCGTTCTTCGCGTTCGCGTGGCAGCACCGCATTCACACGGTCACGAGCAACACGCCGCTGACCGTCTTCCTGCTCTTCATCGGCATGGAGTTCTGCTATTACTGGTATCACCGCGCGTCGCACACGGTGCGCTTCTTTTGGGCGACGCATGCGGTCCATCATTCGCCGAACCAGTTGACGCTTTCATCGGCGTATCGGCTCGGCTGGACCTCGAAGATCACCGGCGCAGCGCTGTTCTTCACGCCGCTCGTGTGGTTCGGCCTCAAGCCGGAAGTGGTGCTCGCCGCGCTCTCGATCAACCTGCTCTACCAGTTCTGGCTGCACGCCACCTGGATCCCGAAGCTCGGCTGGCTGGAATATGTGTTCAACACGCCGTCTGCGCACCGCGTGCATCATGCATCGAACGCGGCGTATCTCGATGCGAACTTCGGAGGCGTGCTGGTCATCTTCGACCGGCTGTTCGGCACGTATGTCGAGGAACGCGCCGACGAGCCGTGCCGCTACGGCCTCACGACGCCCACCACGTCGCGCAATCCGGTCGTCGTTCAGATGGAGCACTGGGTGAGCCTCACGAAAGACGTATTTCACGCGAAGAGCATCTCTCAGGCGATCGGCTTTCTGCTTCGCCCGCCCGGCTGGCGTCCCGACGGCGAAGGGGAGACGACCGAAGCATTGCAGAAGCGCGCGAGAGGCGCCGGCAAGGCGATAGAGGCATCCTGA
- a CDS encoding DUF4148 domain-containing protein, translating to MKLLPMLPALACLLASCAASGPRTNAAHLSPTQCRDLAALRSNAPPTRQRNASELTALRQAGYDPSRWYDPYYPEDLQAAQRQVDAWFRADCQTNPQQAE from the coding sequence ATGAAACTCCTGCCGATGCTTCCCGCACTTGCCTGCCTGCTCGCGAGCTGCGCCGCCAGCGGCCCGCGGACCAACGCCGCGCATCTGAGTCCGACGCAATGCCGCGACCTCGCCGCGCTTCGGAGCAATGCGCCTCCGACCCGCCAGCGCAACGCAAGCGAACTGACGGCGTTGAGGCAAGCGGGCTACGACCCGTCGAGATGGTACGACCCGTACTATCCGGAGGATCTGCAAGCGGCGCAGCGTCAGGTGGATGCCTGGTTCCGGGCGGACTGCCAGACGAACCCGCAGCAAGCCGAATGA
- a CDS encoding chemotaxis protein CheB, with the protein MDARIQRDIVVIGASAGGVPALGGLLARLPAQLPATLLIVMHISPYGPSALHTILARTTNLRVVAATDNAPLAHGTVFVATTDRHLMLSKEGVRITRGPKECRARPAVDVLFRSAAVTYGERVIGVILTGALDDGTAGLWAVKDHGGLAFVQDPLTADHPSMPESAIAHVEVDFVGDLDALADKILSTVVTPAGSPTHRVSARAYAAIENKISETGDGGEASFMKLGNISRYTCPDCNGVLMQIEEGPIVRFRCHTGHAFSIQTLIAEIDEAIDGGLWTTLRAIEERIMLLRQMADLAERAGSALDAAAYREQADEAEKRLAPLRQLVLDPDSLGHAPAG; encoded by the coding sequence ATGGACGCGCGAATTCAGCGGGACATCGTGGTCATCGGGGCGTCCGCGGGCGGCGTGCCTGCGCTCGGCGGACTGCTCGCCCGTCTGCCGGCACAGTTGCCGGCGACGCTCCTCATCGTCATGCACATCTCGCCCTACGGACCGAGCGCGCTGCACACCATTCTGGCGCGCACGACGAACCTGCGGGTCGTCGCGGCGACCGACAACGCGCCTCTCGCGCACGGCACGGTCTTCGTCGCGACCACGGACCGGCATCTCATGCTCTCGAAAGAGGGCGTCCGAATCACGCGCGGCCCGAAGGAATGTCGCGCGCGCCCGGCCGTGGACGTGCTGTTCCGCTCGGCGGCGGTGACATACGGCGAGCGCGTGATCGGCGTGATACTGACCGGCGCGCTCGACGACGGCACGGCCGGACTCTGGGCGGTCAAGGACCACGGCGGACTGGCGTTCGTGCAGGACCCGCTGACAGCCGACCATCCGTCGATGCCGGAAAGCGCGATCGCGCACGTCGAGGTGGATTTCGTCGGCGACCTCGACGCACTGGCGGACAAGATCCTGAGTACGGTGGTTACGCCCGCTGGCAGCCCGACGCATCGCGTGTCCGCGCGCGCGTACGCTGCCATCGAGAACAAAATTTCGGAGACCGGAGATGGCGGGGAGGCGAGTTTCATGAAGCTCGGCAACATTTCGCGATACACATGTCCGGACTGCAACGGCGTGCTCATGCAGATAGAAGAAGGACCGATCGTCAGATTCAGATGCCACACCGGCCACGCGTTCTCGATCCAGACGCTGATCGCAGAAATCGACGAAGCCATCGACGGCGGCTTATGGACCACGCTGCGCGCGATCGAAGAGAGAATCATGCTGCTGCGCCAGATGGCCGATCTCGCTGAACGGGCCGGCTCCGCGCTCGACGCGGCCGCGTATCGCGAGCAGGCCGACGAAGCCGAGAAGCGCCTCGCGCCGCTGCGTCAACTCGTGCTGGACCCCGATTCGCTCGGGCATGCGCCAGCCGGGTGA
- a CDS encoding NADPH-dependent FMN reductase, producing the protein MIGPTVRTVHIEGALNLTRTETSRRPLVVGIGGTTRPASSTERALAFALKGAQESGASVQLFGGAFLHSLPHYAPESRVLTDEQHELIEAVRAADALVIATPGYHGGISGLVKNALDTLEELRSDERPYLDGRAVGSIVTAYGWQAAGTVLTSLRSIVHALRGWPTPFGAAVNTLETRFESADTCSDPKVVAQLRTVGQQAASFAHAFGAHRPDAWHVVENKVAVAQS; encoded by the coding sequence ATGATCGGTCCGACGGTTCGCACCGTTCACATTGAAGGAGCATTGAACTTGACCCGAACCGAAACATCGCGCCGTCCGCTCGTGGTCGGAATCGGCGGCACGACGCGGCCTGCGTCATCGACAGAACGCGCGCTCGCTTTCGCGCTCAAGGGCGCGCAAGAATCCGGCGCGAGCGTGCAGTTGTTCGGCGGCGCGTTCCTGCATAGCTTGCCGCACTATGCGCCCGAATCGCGCGTGCTCACCGACGAGCAGCACGAACTCATCGAAGCCGTGCGCGCCGCCGATGCGCTCGTCATCGCCACGCCCGGCTATCACGGCGGCATTTCGGGTCTCGTGAAGAACGCGCTCGATACGCTCGAAGAACTGCGCTCCGACGAGCGTCCGTATCTCGACGGCCGCGCGGTCGGCAGCATCGTCACCGCGTATGGCTGGCAGGCGGCGGGCACCGTGCTGACGTCGTTGCGCTCCATCGTGCATGCGCTGCGCGGCTGGCCGACGCCGTTCGGCGCGGCGGTCAACACGCTTGAGACGCGTTTCGAATCGGCCGATACCTGCTCGGACCCGAAGGTCGTCGCGCAGCTTCGCACGGTCGGTCAGCAGGCCGCGAGTTTCGCGCACGCGTTCGGCGCGCATCGGCCGGACGCATGGCATGTCGTGGAGAACAAGGTGGCGGTGGCGCAGAGCTAG